Genomic window (Achromobacter sp. B7):
TCACGCATGGGGTGTTGTCTCCTGTTATCGCTCCATCCTAGACCTGTGTGGATGGCATGAGTCATCAAATTGCGGGGAAGACGCCTTGAATTTCAGCATAATATTTTGCGGACATTTCCAATGCCGGCAGCTTCTGCGGTGTGCATGCGCTTACTCGTGGTGACCACTGGGTGGACGCCAAAGCGCTAGAATGCGCGCTTTATTCGCATTCATAACGGGAGACTTCAATGACCCAACCCGTCAGCGTCCCGGCAAATGTCACGCTTCCCGAGCTTACGTTCCGGGGCATTTTGCTGGGCGCCCTGATCACCGTGATCTTCACGGCGTCGAACGTCTTCCTGGGGCTGAAGGTGGGCCTGACGTTTTCGTCCGCGATTCCGGCAGCCGTGATTTCGATGTCGGTGTTGCGCCTGTTCAAGGACGCGAACATCCTGGAAAACAACATGGTGCAGACGCAGGCTTCCGCGGCCGGCACCTTGTCTTCCATCATTTTCATCCTGCCCGCGCTGGTCATGATGGGCCACTGGCAAGGCTTTCCTTTCTGGCAGACGCTGGGCATCTGCGCGGCGGGCGGCATGTTGGGCGTGATGTTCACGATTCCGCTGCGCCACGTCATGGTGGTGCAAAGCAATCTGCCGTATCCGGAAGGCGTGGCGGCGGCCGAAATCCTGCGCGTGGGCAGTGCCGAACGCGCACAAGATGCGGCAGACGATGCCCAGGCAACGTCGGGGCAGCCGGTGACCAATACCGCTACCAAGCCGGTGGCGACCGGCATGGGTGACATCGTCGCCGGGGGCGTGGTGGCGGCGGCGGTCAGCTTTGCGGCCAGCGGCTTGCGGGTGCTGGGCGATAGCGTCAGCGGGTGGTTCGCGCTGGGCGGCGCGGTGTTCCGGTTGCCCATGGGCTTTTCGTTGGCCTTGCTGGGCGCGGGTTACCTGATCGGCATCGTGGCGGGCCTGGCCATGTTGACGGGGCTGATCATTTCGTGGGGCATCGCCGTGCCGGTGTTGACCGCGATGGGCGACATGCCGGCCGGCCAATCGCTGGCGCAATACGCCACCGGCCTGTGGGCGTCGCAAGTGCGCTTCATTGGCGCGGGCGTGATCGGCGTGGGCGCCATCTGGACGCTGGCAACCCTGTTCATGCCGATGGCGCGTGGCGTCAAGGCCTCGTTCTCGGCGCTGACCAGCGCGGGCGCGGCCCGTGCCGGCAAAGCGCCTCGTACCGAACGCGACTTGTCGGCCGGCTGGATTTCAATAGTGACGCTGGTGCTGGTGGCGGTGTTGGTGGTGACCTTCCAGGTGTTCCTGTCGGGCGCGCCCGTGTCGGCCGCCGCCGTCTGGAAGCTGGTGGCGTACGCGGTGCTGTTCGCCTTTGTGTTTGGGTTTCTGGTGGCGGCCGCTTGCGGCTACATGGCGGGTTTGGTGGGTTCGTCGACCAGCCCGATTTCCGGCGTGGGCATCGTGGCCATCGTGTTGGTGTCTTTGTTGATGCTGACGTTGGGCGGCGAACTGCTACAGGCGCAAAACGGCGTGCAGATGGCGATTGCGTTGTCCATTTTCAGTACGTCGGCGGTGGTGGCGGTGGCGTCCATTTCCAACGACAACCTGCAAGATCTGAAGACCGGCTGGCTGGTTGGCGCCACGCCATGGCGCCAACAGGTAGCCTTGCTGATTGGCTGCGTGGTGGGCGCGGCGGTGATTTCACCCGTGCTGGAACTGCTTTACAACGCCTATGGTTTTGCCGATGCGATGCCACGCGCGGGCATGGACCCGGCGCAAGCCTTGTCGGCGCCGCAGGCCACGCTGATGCTGGCGATTACGCGCGGCATCTTCACGCACCAACTGAACTGGACGATGATCCTGATCGGCATGGCGGTGGGCGTGGCGCTGATCGTGGTGGACGAAATCCTGAAGCGCACCTGCCGCGTGGCGCGCATTCCGGTGTTGGCCGTGGGCATCGGGATCTATCTGCCGCCCACGGTGGCGGCGCCGATCGTGGCCGGCGCGGTGCTGGCGTGGTTGCTGGAACGCGCGCTGCGTCGTCGCGCCGCCGCGGCGGGCAAGCCATACGAGCAATTCGCCGACGCCGCGAACCGGCGTGGCGTGCTGATTGCGTCGGGCTTGATCGTGGGCGAAAGCCTGGTGGGGGTGTTGATGGCCGGCATCATCGGCGCGGCGGGTACGGATGCGCCGCTGGCCATCGCGGGCGAGGGCTTCGCGGTGACGGCGTCGTACCTGGGCTTGGCCGTGTTTGTATGGGTGGCGGTGCTGTTCTGGCGGCGCGTGATGCGGCTGGCCTGAGCCGGGCCATGGGCATTGAGACGGGCGCGTCGCGACGCGCCCGCCGCTGCCCGCCATGAAATCAATGTTCCTCGGCCTGCAAGGCCGCCGCGATGATGGCGCGGCGGTCGTGCGTCGCGCCGTTCAGGAACAGGTTCAGCAACACGGCCGACAGCGAGGCCAGCAAGATGCCCGATTCGATCAGGGTGTGCAGCGAATGCGGCATCCATTGTTTGAAGTTGGGCGCGATCAGCGGCACCATCCCGATGCCGATCGACACGGCCACGATCATGGAGTTGTGGCGGTTGCGCTTGAAGTCCACGCCAGACAGAATGCGGATGCCGGTCGCCGTCACCATGCCGAACATGACGATGCCCGCGCCGCCGAGCACCACGGTGGGCAACGATTCCACCAGCGCGGCCATCTTGGGCAACAAGCCCAGCACCAGCAGGATGATGCCCCCCGCGACGCACACGAAGCGGCTCTTCACGCCGGTTACCGCAACCAAGCCCACGTTCTGCGAAAAGCTGGTGTACGGAAACGTGTTGAAGATGCCGCCGATCAAGGTGCCCAGCCCGTCCGTGCGCAGACCGCGCGCCATGTTCTGCTGACTGATTTCGCGTTCGGTCATTTCCCCCAGCGCCAGGAACATGCCCGCCGATTCGATCATCACGACGACCATGATCAACGCCATGCTCAGGATCAACATGGGGTCGAAACGGGGCATGCCGAAATGGAAGGGCAGCACGATGTCGAACCAATCCGCCTGGCCGATTTTTTCGAACGTCATGATGCCGGTGGCCGATGCCACGATGGCGCCGATGACGATGCCCAGCAACACCGAAATGTTGGCGATGAAGCCCTTGGTGAATTTCACGATCAGCAGGATCGACGCCAGCACCAGCACGGCAATGCCAAAGCCGGTCAGGTCGGCATAACGCGGGTTCGGCATCGACGGCATGATGGCGAAGCCCTGCGGCACGGGCGGGATGGCGCTGCCCGGTGAGGTGACGTCGGCCAGCCATTTGGCATAGATGGGGTCGACGATGACGGGGGCGGTGGGGCCGGACGGGTTGCCGAACACCCAGTTGATGCCGACGCGCATTAACGTAATGCCGATGACCGTGATGATGGTGCCCGTGACCACGGGCGGGAAGAACCGCAGCATGCGGCTGATGACCGGGGCGATCAAAATCGAAATGATGCCGGCCCCGATGATGGTGCCGAACAGTAGCTGCGCGCCGCCCGGACCCGGGTTGGCGTTGGCCATCGCTACCATCGGCGCCACGGCCGCGAACGTGACACCCATCATGACGGGCAGCTTGATGCCGAACCACTGCGTGGCGCCCAGGGTCTGGATCAGCGTGACCAGCCCGCAACAGAACAGGTCGGCCGAGATCAGCATGGCGACTTCGTCTGGCGTCAGGTTCAAGGCGCGGCCGACGATCAAGGGTACGGCCACCGCGCCGGCATACATCACCAACACATGTTGCAGGCCCAACGCCGCGAGTTTGCCGGTAGGCAGGCGTTGGTCGACGGGATGGAGGTCTTGAGACGCGCCGGACGGCGCGGGCGATGCAGCCTGCATGGGAGTGTCTCCTGGCGGAGTGGGATGTCGGTCGGAAAATCCTGAAAAACGTTCTTGTGTACGAGGAATGTATACAGGTATGCGCGGTCCTCGAAATGGAGGAAAACCCGCATCATATAAACATGTTTAGTTACGTTATGTAGGAATTGTCGCAGCTGGGCCGCGCGATGGGACAGGAGCCCGGCGGCCCCCGCCCCGATCCGGCGCGATCAGGCCGGTGCCAGCAGGTCGGCCAACGTGCGCGCAATCACCTTGGTGGCGCGGCGCAGGTCTTCCAACACGACGCGTTCGTCGTTGCGTTTGGCATGGGATTCCAGCACGGTGCGCGGCCCGGCGCCGTAGATGACTCCGGGAATGCCGGCTTCGCCGTACAGGCGCACGTCGGTGTACAGCGGCGTTCCCATGGCCGGGATCGGTTCGCCGAACAGCACTTCGCCGTGTTTCTGGATGGCGTCGACCAGCGGCTGGTTGCCCGGCAGCGGACGCATCGAATTGGCCAGCAGCAGGCGCTTGATGTCGATGGTGATGCCGGGGGTGGCGGCAGCGGCTTCCTGGATGATCCGGCGGATGTCTGCTTCCACTTCAACGGCGTTTTCTTCGGGAATCATGCGGCGGTCCAGCTTGAAGCTGACCTTGCCGGGCACCACGTTGGTGTTGGTGCCGCCTTCAATGCGTCCGACATTCAGGTACGGGTGGCTGATGCCGGGCACCTCGGACGTGACGTTCTGGTACAGCGTGTTCTGCGCATACAGCGCGTTCAGGATTTTGACCGCGCCTTGCAGCGCGTCCACGCCCGTGGACGGAATGGCGGCGTGCGCCATTTTTCCGTGTACCGTCACTTCCATTTGCAGGCAGCCGTTGTGCGCGGTGACAACCTCGTAGCTGAAGCCCGCGGCAATCATCAGGTCGGGCTTGGTCAGGCCTTGCGACAGCAGCCAGCCGGGGCCCAGCAAGCCGCCGAATTCTTCGTCATAGGTGAAGTGCAGTTCGACCGCGCCGTGGCTGGGCTTGGCCACCGCTTCCAGGGCGCGCACCGCGTAGGTAAAGCTGGCGAAGTCGCTTTTGCTGACCGCGGCGGCGCGCCCGTACAGGCTGCCGTTTTCGATTTCGGCACCGTAAGGGTCGTGTTGCCAGCCGTCGCCCGGGGGCACGACGTCGCCGTGCGCGTTCAGCGCGATGCGCCGGCCAGGGCCGTATTCGCGCCGCACGATCAGGTTGGTGATGGATTGCATGCCGTAGTCCTGCACCGCTTGCGCGGGCACGGGGTGCGCTTCGGCCTCAAGGCCCATTTCCTTGAGCAGTTCGGCGGTGCGCACGGCGTGCGGCGCGTTATTGCCGGGCGGCGTGTCGGTGGGCACGCGCACCAGCGATTGCAGGAAGCTCACCTGCTCGTCGAAGTGGGCGTCGATCCAGGCGTCTAGTCGGGCGTAATCGGTCATGGCGTTAGCGTTTGATGTCATTGGCAAGGTCGTCCAGCAGGTGCTGCATGGCATGCGCGGCCAGCTGGATGTCGTCGCGGGTGGTGGATTCGCGGGGGTTGTGGCTGATGCCGTGGTTCTGGCCGCGCACGAACAGCATGGCTTGCGGCATGACTTCGTGCAGCTTCATGGCGTCGTGCCCGGCACCGCTGGGCATGCGGTGCAGCGGTACGCCCAGCGCGTCGACGGCGCGTTCCCAACGCTGTTGCCAGGCAGGGTCGCTGGGCGCGGCGGCGGCGCGCATGGTTTCTTCAAGCGCATAGCGCAGGCCCCGGCGCGTGCAGATGGCGTCAAGTTCGGCCAGCACGTCATTGACCAGCGCGTCGCGTTGCGCATCGCTGGGCGCGCGCAGGTCCAGGCTGAAGCGGCATTCGCCCGGCACGACGTTGATGGATCCGCTGGGCACTTCCAGCATGCCGATGGTGCCTACCGAATCGCCATCGCGCGCGGCGCGTTGTTCGACATACAAGGCCAGTTCGGCGGTGGCGGTGGCGGCATCGCGGCGGCGGTTCATCGGCGTGGTTCCGGCATGGCAGGCCATGCCGAAGATCTGTGCCTGATAACGCACGCTGCCGTTGATCGATGTGACGATGCCCAGCGGCAGTCCCATTTCATACAGCACCGGGCCTTGCTCGATATGGACTTCGACAAACCCTAGATAGCGCGCCGGGTCGCGGCGCAGCTTCGGAATGTCGTCGATGCACAGGCCGGCGTGCAGCATGGCGTCGCGCATGGTGACGCCTTGCGCGTCCTTCTGGTCCAGCCATTCTGGCTTGAAGTCGCCAATCAAGGCGCCGGAGCCCAGGAAGGTGGCGCGGTAGCGCTGGCCTTCTTCTTCGGCAAAGCCGATGACTTCCAGGTGATAGGGCAGGCGGCGACCTTGTCGATGCAGTTCACGCACGCAGGCCATGGGCACGAAAATTCCCAGGCGGCCGTCGTATTTGCCGCCATTGCGCACGGTGTCGTAGTGGCTGCCCGTCATCAATGTGGGGGCGTCGGGCTGCTGGGCACGATAGCGGCCCACCACGTTGCCGACGGCGTCGATTTCAACTTCGTCAAAGCCGCAATCTCGCATCCAGTGCGAGATGCGCTGCGCGCAGGCGCGGTGCGCTTCGGTCAGGTACGTGACGGTCAGCTGGCCTTTTTCGGCGTAACCGGGATCGCTGTGGATACTGAGCCGTTCCTGCCAGTCCCAGATGTCGTTGCCCAAGGTCAGGTCGCGTCCGAACTTGTCGGTCAGGCGAATTTCGACGATGCGATGGATATTGCGCAGCGCTTCTCGGATTTCGACGTCGGGCGGGTTATCCAGCCGCCGCGCAAATTCATCGATGATCTGCTGGCGCGACAGGCCCGTGCCGCGCGCGCCGCGCACGGCCAGAATGAACGGAAAACCGAAGCGCGCGTTGTAGTCGTTGTTCAGCTGTTGCAGCCGCGCCAGTTCGTCGGGCGAGCAATGCGTAAGTCCCGCCTGATCCTGTTCCTGGGTGGATTCGGCGGTCAGGCTGTTTTGCTGCATGGCGCGCCCCGCCAGTTCCGGGTGCGCGCGGATCAGCGCCAGTTGTGCGTCGATATCAGCTTGATCCAGCACGTGGCGCAGCTGATCCTGTAAATGCGCCAGCGACCGAAAAGGCCGGGCGGCGAGCGCCTGGCGGGCAATCCACGGCGAATGTTCGTACAGGCCGTCCAGCATGGCCAGCGCCGCGTCGGGCGTGGCGGCATTGAGTTGTTCCAGCGTGTGGGGCATGGTCGGTGCGCTCAACGGTTGGGAAGATAGGGGTGGGTGGCCTTCCAGTGCCGGGCGATGTCCAGGCGGCGGCATACCCAGACGCGGTCGTGGCGGGCAATGTGGTCCAGAAAGCGCTGTAGCGCCGTGATGCGCCCCGGGCGGCCCAGCAGCCGGCAATGCATGCCGATACTGAGCATCTTGGGCGCTTCGTCGCCTTCGGCGTAAAGCACGTCGAAGCTGTCCTTCAGGTACTGAAAGAAGGGGTCGGCGTGCGAATAGCCTTGCGGCAGCGCGAAGCGCATGTCGTTGCAGTCCAGCGTATAGGGCACGATCAGTTGCGGGACGACGGCGCCGTCGCTCTTTTTCACCTGCATCCAGAAGGGCAGGTCGTCGCCGTAGTAATCGCTGTCGTATTCGAAGCCGCCGTAGTCGGCCACCAGTCGGCGCGTGCGCGGGCTGTCGCGCCCGGTGTACCAGCCCAGCGGGCGGCTGCCTGTCAGCTGGGTGATAGCTTCCATGCCCAGGCGCATATGTTCGCGTTCGGTGGCTTCGTCCACGTTCTGGTAATGCACCCAGCGCCAGCCATGGCAGGCAATTTCGTGGCCCAGTTCCGTGAACGCCGCCGTCAGTTCGGGGTGGCGCTGTAGCGCCATGCCGACACCAAACACGGTCAAGGGCAACTGCCGCTTTTCAAATTCGCGCAGGATGCGCCAGACGCCGGTGCGCGACCCGTATTCGTAGATGCCTTCCATGCTGAGATGGCGGTCGGGGTAGCTGGCCGGGTTGAACATTTCCGACAGGAATTGTTCAGAACCCGCATCGCCATGCAGCACGCTGTTTTCGCCGCCTTCTTCGTAGTTCAAAACGAATTGCACGGCAATGCGAGCCCGGTCGGGCCATTGCGCGTGGGGCGGATTGCGGCCATAGCCGATCAGGTCGCGGGGGTAGGGAAGCGTGGAGTCGTAGGTGTTCATGAATAGAGCGGGCATGGAGCCTGGGGGGCGCGCGCAGCGGTAAGGAAAGAACTCAGTGGGCCAAGCGCGGATGAACGGACGGTTTCATGATGGGCTAAACAATAGCTGGAAAGCAATTAGCTGTATACAATTTATGTACATCATTAAGGATAACCATGAGACCGCCCCGCAGCCTTCGGGGGCACACAGGAGACAACATGGGACTGACCACGCACGTACTCGACACCATGCACGGTTGCCCGGCCCAGGGCATGTCCGTGGCGCTATACGCCACACGCGGCGAATCCGCCACCTTGATCCAGCAATTCACGCTGAACCAGGACGGCCGCAGCGCCAAGCCCTTGTTTGCCGACGCGGACTTGAAAGTGGGTACCTACAGACTGGTGTTCGACGTTGCCGCCTACTTCCAGGCGCGCGGCGTTGCCTTGCCCGAGCCCAACTTCCTGAATCGGGTCAGCCTTGACTTCGGCGTGGCGCACGCGGACCAGCACTATCACGTGCCGCTGTTGGTCAGCCCCTGGAGCTATTCCACGTATCGGGGCTCGTAAGCGG
Coding sequences:
- a CDS encoding M20/M25/M40 family metallo-hydrolase, with the protein product MTDYARLDAWIDAHFDEQVSFLQSLVRVPTDTPPGNNAPHAVRTAELLKEMGLEAEAHPVPAQAVQDYGMQSITNLIVRREYGPGRRIALNAHGDVVPPGDGWQHDPYGAEIENGSLYGRAAAVSKSDFASFTYAVRALEAVAKPSHGAVELHFTYDEEFGGLLGPGWLLSQGLTKPDLMIAAGFSYEVVTAHNGCLQMEVTVHGKMAHAAIPSTGVDALQGAVKILNALYAQNTLYQNVTSEVPGISHPYLNVGRIEGGTNTNVVPGKVSFKLDRRMIPEENAVEVEADIRRIIQEAAAATPGITIDIKRLLLANSMRPLPGNQPLVDAIQKHGEVLFGEPIPAMGTPLYTDVRLYGEAGIPGVIYGAGPRTVLESHAKRNDERVVLEDLRRATKVIARTLADLLAPA
- a CDS encoding OPT family oligopeptide transporter; protein product: MTQPVSVPANVTLPELTFRGILLGALITVIFTASNVFLGLKVGLTFSSAIPAAVISMSVLRLFKDANILENNMVQTQASAAGTLSSIIFILPALVMMGHWQGFPFWQTLGICAAGGMLGVMFTIPLRHVMVVQSNLPYPEGVAAAEILRVGSAERAQDAADDAQATSGQPVTNTATKPVATGMGDIVAGGVVAAAVSFAASGLRVLGDSVSGWFALGGAVFRLPMGFSLALLGAGYLIGIVAGLAMLTGLIISWGIAVPVLTAMGDMPAGQSLAQYATGLWASQVRFIGAGVIGVGAIWTLATLFMPMARGVKASFSALTSAGAARAGKAPRTERDLSAGWISIVTLVLVAVLVVTFQVFLSGAPVSAAAVWKLVAYAVLFAFVFGFLVAAACGYMAGLVGSSTSPISGVGIVAIVLVSLLMLTLGGELLQAQNGVQMAIALSIFSTSAVVAVASISNDNLQDLKTGWLVGATPWRQQVALLIGCVVGAAVISPVLELLYNAYGFADAMPRAGMDPAQALSAPQATLMLAITRGIFTHQLNWTMILIGMAVGVALIVVDEILKRTCRVARIPVLAVGIGIYLPPTVAAPIVAGAVLAWLLERALRRRAAAAGKPYEQFADAANRRGVLIASGLIVGESLVGVLMAGIIGAAGTDAPLAIAGEGFAVTASYLGLAVFVWVAVLFWRRVMRLA
- the uraD gene encoding 2-oxo-4-hydroxy-4-carboxy-5-ureidoimidazoline decarboxylase — its product is MPHTLEQLNAATPDAALAMLDGLYEHSPWIARQALAARPFRSLAHLQDQLRHVLDQADIDAQLALIRAHPELAGRAMQQNSLTAESTQEQDQAGLTHCSPDELARLQQLNNDYNARFGFPFILAVRGARGTGLSRQQIIDEFARRLDNPPDVEIREALRNIHRIVEIRLTDKFGRDLTLGNDIWDWQERLSIHSDPGYAEKGQLTVTYLTEAHRACAQRISHWMRDCGFDEVEIDAVGNVVGRYRAQQPDAPTLMTGSHYDTVRNGGKYDGRLGIFVPMACVRELHRQGRRLPYHLEVIGFAEEEGQRYRATFLGSGALIGDFKPEWLDQKDAQGVTMRDAMLHAGLCIDDIPKLRRDPARYLGFVEVHIEQGPVLYEMGLPLGIVTSINGSVRYQAQIFGMACHAGTTPMNRRRDAATATAELALYVEQRAARDGDSVGTIGMLEVPSGSINVVPGECRFSLDLRAPSDAQRDALVNDVLAELDAICTRRGLRYALEETMRAAAAPSDPAWQQRWERAVDALGVPLHRMPSGAGHDAMKLHEVMPQAMLFVRGQNHGISHNPRESTTRDDIQLAAHAMQHLLDDLANDIKR
- the puuE gene encoding allantoinase PuuE; translation: MNTYDSTLPYPRDLIGYGRNPPHAQWPDRARIAVQFVLNYEEGGENSVLHGDAGSEQFLSEMFNPASYPDRHLSMEGIYEYGSRTGVWRILREFEKRQLPLTVFGVGMALQRHPELTAAFTELGHEIACHGWRWVHYQNVDEATEREHMRLGMEAITQLTGSRPLGWYTGRDSPRTRRLVADYGGFEYDSDYYGDDLPFWMQVKKSDGAVVPQLIVPYTLDCNDMRFALPQGYSHADPFFQYLKDSFDVLYAEGDEAPKMLSIGMHCRLLGRPGRITALQRFLDHIARHDRVWVCRRLDIARHWKATHPYLPNR
- the uraH gene encoding hydroxyisourate hydrolase gives rise to the protein MGLTTHVLDTMHGCPAQGMSVALYATRGESATLIQQFTLNQDGRSAKPLFADADLKVGTYRLVFDVAAYFQARGVALPEPNFLNRVSLDFGVAHADQHYHVPLLVSPWSYSTYRGS
- a CDS encoding nucleobase:cation symporter-2 family protein, producing the protein MQAASPAPSGASQDLHPVDQRLPTGKLAALGLQHVLVMYAGAVAVPLIVGRALNLTPDEVAMLISADLFCCGLVTLIQTLGATQWFGIKLPVMMGVTFAAVAPMVAMANANPGPGGAQLLFGTIIGAGIISILIAPVISRMLRFFPPVVTGTIITVIGITLMRVGINWVFGNPSGPTAPVIVDPIYAKWLADVTSPGSAIPPVPQGFAIMPSMPNPRYADLTGFGIAVLVLASILLIVKFTKGFIANISVLLGIVIGAIVASATGIMTFEKIGQADWFDIVLPFHFGMPRFDPMLILSMALIMVVVMIESAGMFLALGEMTEREISQQNMARGLRTDGLGTLIGGIFNTFPYTSFSQNVGLVAVTGVKSRFVCVAGGIILLVLGLLPKMAALVESLPTVVLGGAGIVMFGMVTATGIRILSGVDFKRNRHNSMIVAVSIGIGMVPLIAPNFKQWMPHSLHTLIESGILLASLSAVLLNLFLNGATHDRRAIIAAALQAEEH